From Oligoflexia bacterium, the proteins below share one genomic window:
- a CDS encoding type IV toxin-antitoxin system AbiEi family antitoxin domain-containing protein, whose translation MTKLTKILQEWLPEDIHSMKWFKQHGISQQLVHKYYTSGYFDKIGPGVYKRPNDKLNWEAGIRLLQHELNKKIHVASKSALELNSVIHYGVLGKKPSVFVWTYSKETIPTWFKKLNFNCNFFWTQSNLLKSQKLELKTQNSGFDLIIASREQAILEYIYASDLRYSFEDVTHYLEMLHSLRPDVLQKLLENCSSIKVKRTFLYLSEQLNHPYYKKLNLKKIHLGTSRYVIVKNGMLDKKYNITVPKQYPENPF comes from the coding sequence ATGACAAAATTAACTAAAATATTGCAAGAATGGCTCCCTGAAGATATCCACTCTATGAAATGGTTTAAACAACACGGTATCAGTCAACAATTGGTTCACAAATACTATACCTCAGGCTATTTTGATAAAATAGGACCAGGAGTCTATAAAAGGCCAAATGATAAATTAAACTGGGAAGCTGGTATACGTCTCCTTCAACATGAACTAAATAAAAAAATACATGTAGCCTCAAAATCAGCATTAGAACTTAATTCAGTAATTCATTATGGCGTATTAGGTAAAAAACCAAGTGTGTTTGTTTGGACATACTCAAAAGAAACTATCCCCACGTGGTTCAAAAAATTGAATTTTAATTGTAACTTTTTTTGGACTCAATCAAATTTACTGAAAAGTCAAAAGCTTGAGCTTAAAACTCAAAATTCAGGTTTTGATCTAATCATAGCATCAAGAGAACAAGCAATATTAGAGTATATATATGCAAGCGATTTAAGGTATTCATTTGAAGACGTTACACATTATCTTGAAATGCTTCATTCATTAAGACCAGACGTATTACAAAAATTACTGGAAAACTGTTCTTCAATAAAAGTAAAACGAACCTTTCTATACCTTTCTGAACAGCTGAACCATCCCTACTATAAAAAGCTCAATTTAAAAAAAATACATCTAGGCACTAGTCGTTATGTAATTGTAAAAAATGGTATGCTTGATAAGAAGTATAATATTACAGTACCTAAACAATATCCGGAAAATCCATTTTGA
- a CDS encoding cation diffusion facilitator family transporter, protein MSDCGCEIEIKDQEQRGVLYWLLGINLTMFFFEIGVGWFAQSTALIADALDMFADAIVYSIALYAVGRSSQHKTKAALFSGYFQSLLGFMVIVDIVRRIAFGSEPESLFMMGMGAIALVANVVCLLLIKKHKDGEVHMRASWIFSANDVIANIGVILGGILVWKLGVRWPDLAIGLIIATIILRGARHIIKDAKNS, encoded by the coding sequence GTGTCAGATTGCGGATGTGAAATAGAAATCAAAGACCAAGAGCAAAGGGGAGTGTTGTATTGGCTTTTGGGCATAAATCTTACGATGTTTTTCTTTGAAATTGGTGTTGGGTGGTTTGCTCAATCCACGGCATTGATAGCAGACGCATTAGATATGTTTGCGGATGCCATTGTTTATAGTATTGCTTTGTACGCTGTAGGTAGATCATCTCAGCATAAAACAAAAGCCGCTCTTTTTAGCGGTTATTTTCAAAGCTTGCTAGGTTTTATGGTGATTGTGGATATTGTTCGAAGAATCGCCTTTGGAAGTGAACCCGAATCTCTATTTATGATGGGGATGGGAGCTATCGCCTTAGTGGCCAATGTTGTATGCCTTCTTTTGATTAAAAAACATAAAGATGGAGAAGTTCATATGCGCGCGAGTTGGATATTTTCAGCCAATGACGTTATTGCAAACATAGGTGTGATTCTTGGCGGCATACTTGTGTGGAAACTAGGTGTACGCTGGCCTGATCTTGCTATTGGCTTAATTATTGCCACTATTATTTTGAGAGGCGCACGTCACATCATCAAAGACGCAAAAAATTCTTGA
- a CDS encoding TolC family protein: protein MKIYILVLNFVFASLAYGSELCQINNVNELLSRIQEVHPLILEAKLQTQVSQKLTDVSKQRPNPNLNAEALFGSPNSQFAADTFFSLQHTIELGGKRSARIKSAEAQIEMTELQKREALEAVMIDSVVKLYRLKQIQEISKLYYEATNAFDRIRERLKKLPSRSPEQQIEMDTLELASSAYGFDIIQKESEKIYIEKHLAFFSECPSLAIDRVVPAEVSLPSDIYAFKDIHKSLKVLDAKQKLKIAHTRLAQENSKKTPNINLGPAVGYGKSIGSEAVLFGAALSMPLPLLNKNKGRRAFEDANVKTAELSWRNIEREAAMDLDIWKEKYQRFYKALQTYKGRETMDEKHKRIESLFHRGVVSTALVIEAHRQLIDFSEAQLSFELGAIEALWNIYRLTGNLDKGKLQ from the coding sequence ATGAAAATATATATTTTGGTATTAAATTTTGTTTTTGCAAGCTTAGCTTATGGAAGTGAGCTATGCCAAATAAACAACGTAAATGAATTGCTGAGTCGTATTCAGGAGGTCCACCCCTTGATATTAGAAGCTAAACTTCAAACTCAAGTAAGTCAAAAATTAACTGATGTTTCAAAACAACGCCCCAATCCAAATTTAAATGCAGAGGCACTTTTTGGAAGTCCAAATTCTCAATTTGCAGCGGACACGTTTTTTTCTCTTCAACATACGATTGAATTGGGAGGGAAACGATCAGCTCGAATCAAATCAGCTGAAGCACAAATTGAGATGACGGAATTGCAAAAAAGAGAAGCTTTAGAGGCCGTTATGATTGACTCAGTTGTAAAGCTTTACCGGCTGAAACAGATACAAGAAATATCTAAATTATATTATGAAGCCACAAATGCATTTGACCGTATTCGGGAGCGTCTAAAAAAATTACCATCTCGTTCACCTGAACAACAAATAGAAATGGATACACTTGAATTGGCATCAAGTGCGTATGGTTTTGATATTATCCAAAAAGAATCTGAAAAAATTTATATTGAAAAACATTTAGCTTTTTTTAGTGAATGTCCTTCACTTGCAATTGACAGGGTTGTTCCGGCAGAAGTTTCATTGCCAAGTGATATTTATGCGTTCAAGGACATTCATAAATCTTTAAAGGTCTTAGATGCAAAACAAAAACTTAAAATTGCACACACACGGCTTGCGCAAGAGAACTCAAAAAAAACTCCAAATATAAATTTAGGTCCTGCTGTTGGCTATGGGAAGAGCATAGGATCAGAGGCAGTTTTGTTTGGAGCGGCACTAAGTATGCCGCTCCCTCTCTTGAATAAAAATAAAGGACGTCGAGCTTTTGAAGACGCAAATGTAAAAACTGCTGAACTTTCTTGGAGAAATATAGAACGTGAAGCAGCTATGGATTTGGATATTTGGAAGGAAAAATATCAACGCTTTTATAAAGCCCTTCAAACTTACAAAGGGCGTGAAACTATGGATGAGAAACACAAGCGAATTGAGTCGTTATTTCACAGAGGTGTAGTATCTACGGCACTGGTAATTGAAGCTCATCGACAACTGATTGATTTTAGTGAGGCTCAATTGTCATTTGAACTTGGAGCAATTGAGGCATTATGGAATATATATCGACTCACTGGAAATTTAGACAAAGGAAAACTGCAATGA
- a CDS encoding cation diffusion facilitator family transporter, with protein sequence MAHIHDYEIQSKKLYIAIGINILLTIAQIVGGLISGSLSLLADALHNFSDAGAILVAVIARKIGQTPPSPTMTYGYQRAETLGTLINSVSLILVGFYLMYESISRYTSPQTIDGWIVIWVAGIALVIDIATALLTHSAGAKYNMNIRAAFIHNISDALASVVVIIAGILIIYYQWNIVDLLATIGISLYVIFHGGVLTKKAILILMQATPDGININEIKDRLEKVEGVKRVFHIHVWQLDDHRICFEGHIELDEASNVRNVKKTLKEILRTQFHIEHSTIDAEMI encoded by the coding sequence ATGGCACACATTCATGATTATGAAATACAATCAAAAAAGCTTTACATTGCCATTGGGATCAATATTCTTCTGACCATAGCTCAAATTGTTGGGGGACTAATATCAGGAAGTTTATCTTTACTGGCAGATGCGCTTCACAACTTTAGTGATGCTGGAGCAATTTTGGTTGCTGTAATTGCACGAAAGATAGGACAAACACCGCCCAGTCCAACCATGACCTATGGGTATCAAAGGGCTGAAACATTGGGGACACTTATCAACAGTGTCTCACTTATTCTTGTTGGTTTCTACCTCATGTACGAATCCATCTCTCGCTATACAAGTCCTCAAACAATTGATGGATGGATAGTGATTTGGGTTGCTGGAATTGCTCTTGTAATTGACATAGCAACTGCACTTCTCACGCATTCAGCGGGTGCAAAATACAATATGAATATTCGCGCGGCCTTTATTCACAATATATCAGATGCACTTGCATCGGTGGTTGTGATTATTGCAGGTATTTTGATCATTTATTATCAATGGAACATAGTCGACCTGCTTGCAACCATTGGAATTTCTCTTTATGTCATCTTTCATGGAGGTGTACTCACGAAAAAGGCCATCCTGATTTTGATGCAGGCAACACCCGATGGTATTAATATAAACGAAATTAAGGACAGGTTAGAAAAAGTTGAAGGTGTTAAAAGAGTCTTTCATATTCATGTTTGGCAATTGGATGATCACAGAATTTGTTTTGAAGGGCACATAGAATTAGATGAAGCTAGCAATGTACGGAATGTAAAAAAGACTCTAAAAGAAATACTTCGAACTCAATTTCATATTGAGCACTCGACGATTGATGCAGAGATGATATAG
- a CDS encoding helix-turn-helix domain-containing protein yields MKKNNIDQQAKALLEEIMAQCKQERKKHSQIKSKDVAKKLGMTANYVSSIESLRSTPALLTFLKYLIINDFDLLPLKNLRIRQKYGSKTQLKSETMDIMSKFDESQMAYIFEIAKALKDIG; encoded by the coding sequence ATGAAGAAAAACAACATCGATCAACAAGCAAAAGCTTTATTAGAAGAAATCATGGCTCAATGTAAACAAGAGCGTAAAAAGCACTCTCAAATTAAAAGCAAAGATGTTGCTAAAAAGCTAGGTATGACAGCAAACTATGTCAGTTCAATAGAGAGTTTGAGATCTACACCTGCATTGTTAACGTTCTTAAAATATCTGATCATCAATGACTTTGACCTTTTGCCCTTAAAAAACCTGAGAATACGGCAAAAGTATGGTTCAAAAACACAGTTAAAGTCTGAAACTATGGATATCATGAGTAAGTTTGATGAAAGTCAAATGGCTTACATCTTTGAAATTGCTAAAGCCTTAAAAGACATAGGCTGA
- a CDS encoding TolC family protein, whose product MKYVFHESILGMSLMLIIVFYVGFAHAENTQEEINHTVKVSVQSEQLQEYIDTAIANNAGLKAIFESYKAQNYKSKYVGALPDPKLSYANFIQSVETRVGPQEHKFGVSQSFPWFGTLSLQSKVAQDDAQFLLYQFEAKRLELIRNVKDIFYDAYFLERSIKILHQNMDLLANLERVTRSRYQSGIGQFSDVIRSQVELEKVKDQLVSIKDLKKPLIARFNSALNDSGHTILEWPNAIPLPQRYIDMNKMRELMEISNPQLKALDKVTQKEQKKIKLAKKDGLPNFSLGFDYIMTGEAANAVTDSGKDAMAVMVSMGFPLWRGKYTNQTKEAKSKEISARNTQKEKLNQLTADLSQAIYEYSEGVRKVELYRNNLVPKGRQSFEATKRGYEAGKASFSDLIDSERLLLEFQLASEEALTRASKAEASIDMLIGDQSLKNKSKPVSTSILLKENK is encoded by the coding sequence ATGAAATATGTATTTCATGAAAGCATACTTGGTATGTCTTTAATGTTAATTATAGTTTTTTATGTAGGCTTTGCCCATGCAGAAAATACTCAAGAAGAAATAAATCATACAGTTAAAGTAAGTGTTCAAAGTGAGCAATTACAGGAATATATCGATACGGCCATTGCTAACAATGCCGGTCTTAAGGCAATATTCGAGTCTTATAAAGCGCAGAACTATAAATCTAAATACGTTGGTGCACTTCCTGATCCCAAACTATCGTATGCAAACTTTATTCAATCGGTTGAAACCCGGGTAGGGCCTCAAGAACATAAATTTGGAGTCTCTCAGTCTTTTCCTTGGTTTGGCACATTATCTCTTCAATCTAAGGTTGCACAAGATGATGCTCAGTTTTTGCTTTATCAATTTGAAGCAAAGCGACTTGAACTGATACGAAATGTGAAGGATATTTTTTACGATGCTTACTTTCTTGAACGTTCAATCAAAATATTGCATCAAAACATGGACCTCCTTGCTAATCTTGAGCGTGTTACTCGGTCGAGGTATCAATCTGGTATTGGCCAGTTTTCTGATGTGATTCGTTCACAAGTAGAGTTAGAGAAAGTGAAAGACCAATTGGTAAGCATAAAAGATTTAAAAAAACCTTTGATTGCACGATTTAATTCTGCCTTGAATGACTCAGGTCATACGATTTTAGAATGGCCTAATGCTATTCCATTGCCTCAAAGGTACATTGATATGAACAAAATGCGAGAACTTATGGAAATATCTAATCCACAACTCAAAGCGTTGGATAAAGTGACACAGAAAGAACAAAAGAAAATTAAATTAGCTAAGAAAGATGGGCTCCCTAATTTTAGTCTCGGGTTTGACTATATTATGACAGGAGAAGCGGCGAATGCTGTTACTGATAGTGGAAAAGATGCTATGGCGGTGATGGTTTCAATGGGCTTTCCCCTTTGGCGTGGTAAGTACACTAATCAGACCAAAGAGGCAAAATCAAAAGAAATATCAGCCCGCAATACACAAAAGGAAAAGTTAAATCAACTCACTGCTGATTTGTCTCAAGCCATTTATGAGTATTCAGAGGGGGTTCGAAAAGTTGAACTTTATCGAAATAACTTAGTTCCAAAAGGAAGGCAGTCTTTTGAGGCTACAAAAAGAGGGTATGAGGCGGGCAAAGCTTCGTTTAGTGATTTAATAGATTCGGAACGCTTGCTTCTTGAATTTCAACTTGCCAGCGAAGAAGCTCTAACTCGTGCAAGTAAAGCAGAGGCTTCAATTGATATGTTGATTGGAGATCAGTCCTTAAAAAATAAATCAAAGCCAGTTTCAACATCTATATTGTTAAAGGAGAACAAGTAA
- a CDS encoding serine/threonine-protein kinase gives MGISEQYTILGKVAQGGMAEIFKAEKLGLDNCKKTVAIKKIIRPKADSDEFKTMFSEEAKIISLLNHPNIVSFDEYFLYDNDPCIAFEYIEGIDLNELLKEHRKVNKTLPLQVYLHVITEILKALDYAHKKQHNNEPLSIIHRDVSPQNILLSYDGFVKLADFGIALGALPRNETQLGFIKGKDNYFSPEQVNFETITHKIDIYAVGVMLHEYIYGFSPFVLKGMTHNEIANQIREYKKVSNADPIIDVPDELIEIMNKAMARNSDDRFEDAKSLRLSLLKFLSSEWKEEGADKLKDYLKTYKKDEQLMPFTKVLNVESALSTISKNKETKLQKVLDVYDGINTRAEKVLNAFIILLVLIISVPIAYGLYQYKNKQVVVKPAELENKVEKENSLSGLNLVLENAVLPFEDELNKPEILKKKTSVNFNINKKTKPKQKAQYGFLTINAPNNSEAYINGAPVDLNKKNMKLKYGEYLVAIRSPEGLRYIEKIMIGSGKEYSVNWSPES, from the coding sequence ATGGGTATTTCTGAGCAATATACAATCTTGGGCAAAGTCGCTCAAGGGGGCATGGCAGAAATATTTAAGGCTGAAAAACTTGGTTTAGACAATTGTAAAAAGACGGTTGCTATTAAGAAAATTATCAGACCTAAAGCAGATTCAGATGAATTTAAAACCATGTTTAGTGAAGAAGCCAAGATCATTAGCTTGCTCAATCACCCCAATATTGTGTCTTTCGATGAGTACTTTTTGTATGACAATGATCCTTGTATTGCTTTTGAATACATTGAAGGAATAGATTTAAATGAGCTTTTAAAAGAACATAGAAAAGTAAACAAAACACTTCCTTTGCAAGTCTATCTCCATGTTATAACTGAAATTCTTAAAGCCCTCGATTATGCTCATAAAAAACAACACAATAATGAGCCTCTGAGCATCATTCATAGAGATGTCAGTCCTCAGAATATTCTTTTGTCTTACGACGGTTTTGTTAAATTAGCAGACTTTGGTATTGCTTTAGGTGCTTTACCAAGGAATGAAACTCAGCTTGGTTTTATTAAGGGCAAAGACAATTACTTTTCTCCTGAGCAAGTAAACTTTGAAACCATAACACATAAAATAGACATTTATGCAGTTGGCGTCATGCTGCATGAGTATATTTATGGTTTTAGTCCATTTGTATTAAAAGGGATGACTCATAATGAAATTGCAAATCAAATTCGTGAATATAAGAAAGTTTCTAATGCAGATCCAATTATAGATGTACCCGATGAGTTAATAGAAATAATGAATAAGGCTATGGCTCGTAATTCTGATGATCGCTTTGAAGACGCTAAAAGCCTCAGATTAAGTTTGTTAAAGTTTTTGTCTTCAGAATGGAAAGAGGAGGGTGCAGATAAACTCAAAGACTATTTAAAAACATACAAAAAAGATGAGCAGCTTATGCCTTTTACTAAAGTACTGAATGTTGAAAGCGCGTTATCAACGATTTCAAAAAACAAAGAAACGAAGTTACAAAAAGTACTAGATGTATACGATGGAATTAATACTAGAGCCGAAAAAGTCTTAAATGCATTTATTATACTGCTTGTATTAATAATCAGTGTTCCTATTGCATATGGGCTATATCAATATAAGAACAAGCAAGTTGTTGTGAAACCGGCTGAGTTAGAAAATAAAGTGGAAAAAGAAAACTCACTGTCAGGCTTAAACTTAGTACTAGAAAACGCCGTTTTACCCTTTGAAGATGAGTTAAATAAACCTGAAATTTTAAAGAAAAAAACTTCTGTTAATTTTAATATAAATAAGAAAACAAAACCTAAGCAAAAAGCTCAATATGGCTTTTTAACTATCAATGCTCCAAATAATTCAGAAGCATATATCAATGGTGCGCCTGTAGATCTAAATAAAAAAAATATGAAATTAAAGTATGGCGAATATCTTGTTGCAATAAGATCTCCTGAAGGTTTACGCTATATTGAAAAAATAATGATTGGATCAGGTAAGGAGTATAGCGTTAATTGGAGCCCTGAATCGTGA
- a CDS encoding CusA/CzcA family heavy metal efflux RND transporter — MINRIIKFSVQNRLLVFIATGALAVFGVKAFQALSIDAVPDITNTQVQINTPVDGLIPEEIERMITFPIEYVMNGMPGVETVRSISRYGISQVTVVFDEGFDIYRARQLVSERLQTIELPENVMPQMGPISTGLGEIVHYSVEAKQPSQDPEERLQELMELRSIQEWQIKPRLLTTKGVTEVNTIGGFEKQFFVQPNIPKMTQYGIHFDDIEQSISQTNVNVGGSYIQQTGEQLLVRGIGLLKGIEDIENVVVKQLSTLKVIRVKDIATVKLDKEIRTGAATVNGEESIIGTTFMLLGENSRTVSIRVVEQLDEIKKTLPKWVEINVLYDRSTMVNSTLGTVEHNLLLGASLVIIILMLLVGNLRAALITAIVIPLSLLITFILMKWRGVSGNLMSLGALDFGIIVDGAVIVVENCVRRIHAKGQELKRDLSRQEVKQEVIDASIEIRQAAGFGEMIVIVVFIPLLVLTGVEGKMFVPMAQTFIMALASALFLSFTLVPALSATIMSGKVRENKTILMRVTEKLFQPVLKQALRFKYLVMSIGIASIFGGVFLFSQMGSEFIPKLDEGDFAVQFIRPANISTQNSVDLQRISEKVIKSFPEVKDVFARTGAAEVATDPMGVNISDSYVMLNEKNKWSGSIQSKKELIEAVRKKLELTVPGQTLLISQPVELRFNELLEGTRAEVSAKIYGDDLDLLIDYSKDLANVLSQVPGVGEAESESSGKAPMLQYSPKQEVLSQLGVSDRPVLDVIETALGGREIGSIYEGVKRYPIIARLSGEERKDLKTIRTLPVGISEGYTVPIEKVATIDYVETFSSVSRENSQRRVAVLINPETRDIEGFVKKAQKLADEQIKLPEGYFIEWGGSFKNLQTAKERLKILIPLALLAILMMIYFAFQNIGQVLLIFFCAPMSLIGGVLALKFMGMPFSISAGVGFIALSGISILNGVVLVTYFNTLRAQGLSVDEVVHKGTMVRLRPVLMTALIDIFGFLPMMLSTGLGAEVQRPLATVVVVGMFLVTILTLVVLPCLYSVFSRFMVQRGI; from the coding sequence ATGATTAATCGAATTATAAAATTTTCAGTACAAAACAGATTATTGGTTTTTATCGCGACAGGGGCTCTTGCTGTGTTTGGAGTTAAAGCTTTTCAAGCGCTCTCTATTGACGCGGTCCCCGACATTACCAATACGCAAGTTCAAATCAATACACCGGTTGATGGGCTTATCCCCGAAGAGATCGAACGTATGATTACCTTTCCGATTGAGTATGTCATGAATGGAATGCCAGGGGTGGAAACCGTTCGGTCGATTTCTCGTTACGGTATCTCTCAAGTGACGGTGGTGTTTGATGAGGGCTTTGATATTTACCGAGCCCGTCAATTGGTTTCTGAGCGTCTTCAAACCATTGAACTTCCTGAAAATGTCATGCCACAAATGGGACCTATCAGTACGGGCTTAGGGGAAATTGTTCACTACTCTGTGGAAGCCAAGCAGCCTTCTCAAGATCCTGAAGAGCGACTACAGGAACTTATGGAGTTAAGGTCTATCCAGGAGTGGCAGATTAAACCTAGACTCTTGACTACAAAAGGTGTGACAGAAGTTAATACGATCGGAGGCTTTGAGAAACAATTTTTTGTTCAACCCAATATTCCTAAAATGACTCAATATGGAATTCACTTCGACGACATAGAGCAATCCATCTCTCAAACAAATGTAAATGTAGGGGGGAGTTACATTCAACAAACCGGTGAACAATTGTTGGTACGTGGGATCGGCCTCCTTAAAGGTATAGAAGATATTGAGAATGTGGTTGTTAAACAGCTTTCAACCTTAAAAGTTATTCGAGTTAAAGATATTGCTACTGTTAAATTAGACAAAGAGATTCGAACCGGAGCGGCTACGGTCAATGGTGAAGAGTCCATTATCGGAACCACCTTCATGCTCTTAGGAGAAAATAGTAGAACCGTATCTATTCGTGTCGTAGAACAACTGGACGAAATTAAAAAAACACTCCCAAAGTGGGTTGAAATCAATGTTCTGTATGATCGATCAACGATGGTTAACTCTACCTTAGGTACCGTAGAACATAACCTTCTTTTAGGTGCTTCGCTCGTGATCATTATTCTCATGCTTTTGGTTGGAAACCTTCGTGCAGCTTTAATCACGGCCATTGTTATTCCATTATCTCTCTTGATTACATTTATTTTAATGAAATGGCGTGGGGTTTCCGGAAACCTTATGAGTTTAGGTGCTTTAGACTTTGGAATCATTGTTGATGGTGCTGTTATTGTGGTGGAGAATTGTGTCAGACGTATACATGCAAAGGGTCAAGAATTAAAAAGAGATTTATCACGTCAAGAAGTTAAACAAGAAGTCATTGATGCTTCGATTGAAATTCGACAAGCAGCAGGATTTGGCGAAATGATTGTGATCGTTGTATTTATTCCATTACTTGTTCTTACCGGCGTAGAGGGAAAAATGTTTGTTCCGATGGCTCAGACCTTTATTATGGCCTTGGCTTCGGCATTGTTTTTGTCCTTTACGTTAGTACCGGCATTAAGTGCGACGATCATGAGCGGAAAGGTTCGTGAAAACAAAACCATTTTGATGCGAGTTACAGAAAAACTATTTCAACCTGTTTTAAAGCAGGCACTCAGGTTTAAATACTTGGTGATGTCTATAGGTATAGCTTCTATTTTTGGTGGTGTGTTTTTGTTTTCCCAGATGGGGTCAGAGTTTATTCCCAAATTAGATGAAGGGGATTTCGCAGTTCAGTTTATTAGGCCTGCTAACATCAGTACACAAAACTCGGTTGACTTACAGCGAATTTCTGAGAAGGTTATAAAGTCATTTCCAGAAGTAAAAGATGTATTTGCGCGAACTGGTGCAGCCGAAGTTGCAACTGATCCGATGGGAGTAAATATCTCTGACAGTTATGTGATGCTCAATGAAAAAAACAAATGGAGTGGGTCGATTCAAAGCAAGAAAGAACTCATTGAGGCAGTTCGGAAAAAGCTCGAATTAACAGTTCCTGGGCAGACTCTTCTTATTTCACAACCTGTAGAACTACGCTTTAATGAACTGCTTGAAGGAACTCGGGCGGAAGTGTCTGCAAAAATCTATGGTGACGATCTTGATCTCTTGATTGACTATTCAAAGGATCTTGCCAATGTCCTCAGTCAAGTTCCAGGTGTTGGTGAAGCGGAGTCAGAGTCCAGTGGTAAGGCACCCATGCTTCAGTATTCACCGAAGCAGGAAGTGTTGAGTCAATTAGGCGTCAGTGATCGTCCGGTGTTGGACGTTATTGAAACAGCTTTGGGTGGGCGAGAGATAGGTAGTATTTATGAAGGTGTAAAACGTTATCCCATTATTGCTAGACTTTCTGGAGAAGAACGTAAGGATCTTAAAACTATCCGAACTCTTCCGGTGGGTATCTCCGAAGGGTATACCGTCCCAATTGAGAAAGTGGCTACGATTGATTATGTAGAAACCTTTTCTTCTGTTTCTAGAGAAAACTCTCAACGAAGAGTCGCAGTTTTAATTAATCCTGAAACCAGAGACATTGAGGGTTTTGTCAAAAAAGCACAGAAACTTGCCGATGAACAAATTAAATTACCTGAAGGATATTTCATTGAATGGGGAGGGAGTTTTAAAAATCTACAGACTGCAAAAGAACGGTTAAAGATTCTTATTCCTTTGGCCTTGTTAGCTATTCTGATGATGATCTACTTTGCTTTTCAGAATATAGGACAAGTTTTACTCATCTTTTTCTGTGCGCCTATGTCTTTGATTGGTGGTGTGCTAGCCCTGAAGTTTATGGGAATGCCGTTTAGTATCTCAGCAGGAGTTGGTTTTATTGCCTTATCAGGGATTAGTATTCTTAATGGTGTGGTGTTGGTAACATATTTCAATACACTTCGAGCTCAAGGTCTAAGTGTCGATGAAGTGGTTCATAAGGGAACAATGGTTCGTTTGCGACCTGTGCTTATGACAGCACTTATTGATATTTTTGGATTCTTGCCAATGATGTTGTCAACAGGCTTGGGAGCTGAAGTCCAAAGGCCTTTAGCTACGGTTGTAGTGGTTGGAATGTTCTTGGTAACCATACTAACATTGGTTGTGTTACCTTGTTTATACAGTGTGTTTAGCCGGTTTATGGTACAAAGGGGGATTTAA
- a CDS encoding metal-sensitive transcriptional regulator, translating into MPGNVQKKIKQVNETCHPDHTKDVIRLNRIEGQLGGIRKMIEEQRYCPEILMQTRAVKAAIKSLEASILEKHLEHCVLKAFSAKNKKAREEKIKELTELFRKNT; encoded by the coding sequence ATGCCTGGTAATGTACAGAAAAAAATCAAACAAGTTAATGAGACTTGTCATCCAGATCATACAAAGGATGTGATTCGCCTAAATCGAATCGAAGGGCAACTTGGCGGCATTCGTAAAATGATAGAGGAGCAAAGGTATTGTCCAGAAATACTTATGCAAACGCGTGCAGTAAAAGCGGCAATCAAATCACTTGAGGCCTCTATTTTAGAAAAACATTTAGAACATTGCGTTCTTAAAGCATTTAGTGCTAAAAATAAGAAAGCTAGAGAAGAAAAAATTAAGGAGCTTACGGAACTTTTTCGTAAAAACACTTAG